The Lutibacter profundi region TGGTAATTGATATAATAAATGGTAATCATCCGGAGCTTCATCAAAGCTTTTGAAAATTTTGCTAATTGCAGCTTTCTGATAACTGTAAAGGTCTTTTCCAACTTTTCTCTCTTCTAATTCTAACGTTTTTTCGGACACACTAATTAGTTTTTGGTAAGTTGCAAAAGTACTGCCTTTATTAGGTTTTAAACAACTATTTATCAGTAAACTTTACAAATAATTTGATAATTAGCTGATTTACAAGTGTTTGTTTAATTTTTAAATTATAAAAAACAAGTAAAAAGCAGGGGTATTATTAACTTGCACAACAACTTAACTTAGAAACATCTTTACCAAAAGTAATGGCTGCTAATTTAATACCTTCACTTAAAGTTAAATACGGATAAAAACTTTCGGCTAAATCTTTTACGGTTATTCCAAATTTGATTGCCATGCTTAGTTGCTGAATGAGTTCGCCGCCTTCTGGTGCAATAATACGCGCACCAATAAGCTTATCGGTTTCGGTATTTCTAATTAACTTTATAAAACCTCTAGTATCTTGAGCTGCTAATGCTCTTGGAACGTCTTTAAGTTCTAATTTTGAAACTTCAAATGGAATATTATTAGCTTCGGCTTGGAGTTCATCCATTCCTGCACCAGCAACTTGAGGGTCTGTAAATACTACCCAAGGTAATGAATTGTAATCTATTGTTTTAAGATCTCCTGTAAAAGCATTTGTTACCGCTGTATTGCCTTCGGCAGCAGCTGTGTAAACAAAAGAAGGCGTGTTTGCAACGTCACCAGCAGCATATATATTAGATAAATTAGTTTCCATTTTATTATTTACAATAATATGACCGCTTTTATCAAGGTTTAGATTGGTATTTTCAAGCCCTAATTTAGAAGTATTGGGTTTTGTTCCTGTGGCAACCAAAATTTTTCCTTTTTCTATGAATTCAGTAAATGAACCATCAGGGCATTTACAATGAATAATGGTATTAGCGCCTCTTTTTTCAAATTTTATAACGCGGAAATTTGGAAGAACTTCAATGCCTTCGCTTTTCATTTGTGTTTCTAATACATCAGTAATATCTTTTGTTTGGCTGCGTAAGGGTCTATCAGTAAATTCTATTATTCTTACTTTAACTCCCAGTCTGTTGTAAGCCATTGCGATTTCTAATCCTATATAACCTGCGCCCATAATGGTGAGACTTTCTGGTTTTTCTTCTAAATCAAATAATGATACATTGGTTAAATAATTAACTTCATTTAAGCCTTCAATATTTGGAATATTTGTAGTTGCCCCAGTTGCAATGATAAATTTTACAGCTTTATAGGTGTCTTTTTGGTCAACTAGTATGGTTTTTTCATCCAAAAACTGAGCCCATCCATTAATCATAGTTAAGTTTTTAAAATCGCTTACAACATCTATGTATTTTTTTTGTTGAAGAGTGGCAACCAATTGTTTTTTATCCTTAATTATTTGAGTAAAATCAATATCTGCACCTCTAGGTTTTACACCTTTAAAATTAGAGTGAGTAGCGTGGTAAGCTGTTTCAGCTGC contains the following coding sequences:
- the merA gene encoding mercury(II) reductase, which produces MKIISLKITGMTCDGCANGIKKNVASLNGISHNEVNYQKGEGNFSFDEKLVSKENIIQEIEKTGHYKVETESNSNHFDLIIIGGGSAAFSAAIKAESLGLTTLMVNSGLNFGGTCVNVGCVPSKNLIRAAETAYHATHSNFKGVKPRGADIDFTQIIKDKKQLVATLQQKKYIDVVSDFKNLTMINGWAQFLDEKTILVDQKDTYKAVKFIIATGATTNIPNIEGLNEVNYLTNVSLFDLEEKPESLTIMGAGYIGLEIAMAYNRLGVKVRIIEFTDRPLRSQTKDITDVLETQMKSEGIEVLPNFRVIKFEKRGANTIIHCKCPDGSFTEFIEKGKILVATGTKPNTSKLGLENTNLNLDKSGHIIVNNKMETNLSNIYAAGDVANTPSFVYTAAAEGNTAVTNAFTGDLKTIDYNSLPWVVFTDPQVAGAGMDELQAEANNIPFEVSKLELKDVPRALAAQDTRGFIKLIRNTETDKLIGARIIAPEGGELIQQLSMAIKFGITVKDLAESFYPYLTLSEGIKLAAITFGKDVSKLSCCAS